Proteins encoded together in one Deinococcus irradiatisoli window:
- the acnA gene encoding aconitate hydratase AcnA, with amino-acid sequence MAHNLFGAREVLSEGASGKVYYYRLSKLEERGFNVAQLPFSVKVLLESVLREANDYDVRQEDVLNVANWKPVNEEIEIPFKPARVILQDFTGVPAVVDLAAMRTAMVGLGGDPKKINPLIPVDLVIDHSLQVDEYGTDLALLNNMALEFERNNERYEFLRWGQQAFDNFGVVPPASGIIHQVNLEYLAKGVQSRPEDDGTVVYPDSLVGTDSHTTMINGIGIVGWGVGGIEAEAVMLGQPIYMLMPEVVGFKITGKPAEGVTATDIALTVTEMLRKAGVVGKFVEFYGAGLSSMTLPDRATIANMAPEYGATMGFFPVDDEALRYLRRTGRLPDEVELVEKYCKAQGLFRTDETPDPVFTSTIELDLGTVVPSLSGPKRPQDRVALTEMQQVFGEALVAPVKQRGFELPAEALGNKGTITGTGHQIGHGSVVLASITSCTNTSNPSVLIAAGLVAKKAVELGLSSKPWVKTSLAPGSRVVTEYLEAAGLQNYLDQIGFNTVGYGCATCIGNSGPLPEPTVDAIKEGDLVAASVLSGNRNFEGRINPHIRANYLASPPLVVAYALAGTVDIDLATGVIGESKDGYPVYLKDLWPSNREIQDVMDQAINAEMFKKIYDGIEQSNAQWNAIPVSGGDLYNWNPESTYIQNPPFFENLADGVREVGDIRGARVLVKVGDSVTTDHISPAGSFSAASPAGQYLIEHGVPQKDFNSYGSRRGNDRVMTRGTFANIRLKNQLAPGTEGGYTTNFLSGDVTSIYDASVAYKQAGVPLVVLAGKDYGMGSSRDWAAKGTFLLGVKAVIAESFERIHRSNLVGMGVLPLMYKNGDTAESLGLTGEETFHFHLPADLKPREDVRVTVTDLAGNSRDIVVQCRIDTPVEVDYYKNGGILQTVLRSILKKGETAQA; translated from the coding sequence CGTGCTCAACGTCGCGAACTGGAAGCCGGTCAACGAGGAAATCGAGATTCCCTTCAAGCCGGCCCGCGTGATCCTGCAGGACTTTACCGGCGTGCCGGCGGTCGTCGATCTGGCGGCCATGCGCACGGCGATGGTGGGTCTGGGCGGCGATCCCAAGAAGATCAACCCGCTGATTCCGGTGGACCTCGTCATCGACCACTCGCTGCAGGTCGACGAATACGGCACCGATCTGGCGCTGCTCAACAACATGGCCCTGGAATTCGAGCGCAACAACGAGCGCTACGAGTTCCTCAGATGGGGCCAGCAGGCCTTCGACAACTTCGGCGTAGTGCCGCCGGCTTCCGGCATCATTCACCAGGTGAACCTCGAATACCTCGCCAAGGGCGTGCAGAGTCGCCCTGAAGACGACGGCACCGTGGTATATCCGGATTCGCTGGTGGGCACCGATTCGCACACCACCATGATCAACGGCATCGGCATCGTGGGCTGGGGCGTGGGCGGCATCGAGGCCGAAGCAGTGATGCTGGGCCAGCCGATCTACATGCTGATGCCGGAAGTGGTGGGCTTCAAGATCACCGGTAAGCCGGCCGAGGGCGTCACCGCCACCGACATCGCCCTGACCGTCACCGAGATGCTGCGCAAGGCCGGCGTGGTGGGCAAGTTCGTGGAGTTCTACGGCGCCGGGCTGAGCAGCATGACCCTGCCGGACCGCGCCACCATCGCCAACATGGCCCCCGAGTACGGCGCCACCATGGGCTTTTTTCCGGTGGACGACGAAGCGCTGCGCTACCTGCGCCGCACCGGCCGCCTGCCCGACGAAGTCGAACTCGTCGAGAAGTACTGCAAGGCCCAGGGTCTGTTCCGCACCGACGAGACCCCGGACCCGGTGTTCACCAGCACCATCGAACTCGACCTCGGCACGGTGGTGCCCAGCCTGTCGGGCCCCAAGCGCCCGCAGGACCGGGTGGCCCTCACCGAGATGCAGCAGGTCTTCGGCGAAGCGCTGGTCGCACCGGTCAAGCAGCGCGGCTTCGAGCTGCCCGCCGAGGCGCTGGGCAACAAAGGCACCATCACTGGCACCGGCCACCAGATCGGGCACGGCTCGGTGGTGCTGGCCTCAATCACCAGCTGCACCAACACCTCCAACCCCAGTGTGCTGATCGCGGCCGGCTTGGTGGCCAAGAAGGCCGTCGAGCTGGGCCTCAGCAGCAAGCCTTGGGTCAAGACCTCGCTGGCGCCCGGCTCGCGGGTGGTCACCGAGTACCTGGAAGCGGCGGGCCTCCAGAACTACCTCGACCAGATCGGCTTCAACACCGTCGGGTACGGCTGCGCCACCTGCATCGGCAACTCCGGTCCGCTGCCGGAGCCGACCGTGGACGCCATCAAGGAAGGCGATCTGGTGGCCGCCTCGGTGCTGTCGGGCAACCGCAACTTCGAGGGCCGCATCAACCCGCACATCCGCGCCAACTACCTCGCCTCGCCGCCGCTGGTGGTCGCCTACGCGCTGGCCGGCACGGTGGACATCGACCTCGCCACCGGCGTGATCGGTGAGAGCAAGGACGGCTACCCGGTGTACCTCAAGGACCTCTGGCCCAGCAACCGTGAAATTCAGGACGTCATGGACCAGGCCATCAACGCCGAGATGTTCAAGAAGATCTACGACGGCATCGAGCAGAGCAACGCCCAGTGGAACGCCATTCCGGTGTCGGGCGGCGACCTCTACAACTGGAACCCGGAGAGCACCTACATCCAGAACCCGCCGTTCTTCGAGAACCTGGCCGACGGCGTCCGGGAAGTCGGCGACATCCGGGGTGCCCGGGTGCTGGTCAAGGTGGGCGACTCGGTGACCACCGACCACATCAGCCCGGCCGGCAGCTTCAGCGCCGCCTCGCCGGCGGGTCAGTATCTGATCGAGCACGGCGTGCCGCAGAAGGATTTCAACTCCTACGGCTCGCGGCGCGGCAACGACCGGGTGATGACGCGCGGCACCTTCGCCAACATCCGCCTCAAGAACCAGCTGGCCCCCGGCACCGAGGGCGGCTACACCACCAACTTCCTCAGCGGCGACGTGACCAGCATCTACGACGCCTCGGTGGCCTACAAGCAGGCTGGCGTGCCGCTGGTGGTGCTGGCCGGCAAGGACTACGGCATGGGCAGCAGCCGCGACTGGGCCGCCAAGGGCACCTTCCTGCTGGGCGTCAAGGCCGTGATCGCCGAAAGCTTCGAGCGCATTCACCGCAGCAACCTGGTGGGCATGGGCGTGCTGCCGCTGATGTACAAGAACGGCGACACCGCCGAGTCGCTGGGCCTGACCGGCGAGGAGACCTTCCATTTCCACCTGCCCGCCGACCTCAAGCCCCGCGAGGACGTGCGCGTGACCGTCACCGACCTGGCCGGCAACAGCCGCGACATCGTGGTGCAGTGCCGCATCGACACGCCGGTCGAAGTGGATTACTACAAGAACGGCGGCATTCTGCAGACCGTGCTGCGCAGCATTCTGAAGAAAGGCGAGACCGCGCAGGCTTGA